The genomic DNA GCGGCCCTGGAGGCGGGGAAGGTCAGCCTCCGCGAGGGGCGCGAAGTCACCGTGGCGGAGATGCTCGCAGGGGCCTAGTCGTCCGCACGCACGGTGGCGCAACATTCTCGGGCCGAGGCGGGGATCGCCTCGGCCCGCTCCGCTCCAGGAGATGGATGCCATGAAGACTCTGTCCCGCTTGCTTCGGTCCGCCGCAATGGCGCTCTGTCTGGTCGCCTCACTGGGCTGCGCGCAACAGGCCGTTGACCTCAAGCCCGGCGACAAGGCGCCGGACTTCACGCTCAGGGGGTCGGACGGGCAGGAGTACTCGCTGGCGCAGTTCCTGGGGAAGAAGGCGGTCGCCCTCTGCTGGTTCCCGCGCGCGGGCAGCAGTGGCGCCAAGGCCCAGTGTGCCTCGTTGCAGGCCGCCATGGCCAGTCTGCCAACGGACAAGGTGCAGGTGTTCGGCTGCAGCACCGCGGCCCTCGATGTCACCGTCGCCTTCGGCCAGCAGGGCCAGTACAGCTTCCCGGTGCTGGCCGATGCCGACCGTAGCGTGGCCCAGGCCTACGGCTGCCTGCGGCCGGACGGTCTCTCGCTGCGCTATACGTACCTCATCAACGACCAGGGCCTCATCGTCGCGGTCAACAAGAGCATCACGCCGGTGACACAAGGGGCGGACCTGGCGAGGATGCTCGTCGCTGCGGGGCTGATGGCGGGCGCCACGGCCCCCGCGACCCCGGCGACTGGCGACCAGCAGATCAACATCCCCGTCGGCGCCGTCACCCGCACTTGCTTCGTGCATGTTCCGCCCTCCTATGACGGCGCCAAGCCGATGCCGCTGGTCATCGCCCTGCACGGCGCGCGGGGCAACGGACGGGGCATGGCCGGCGCCACGGGCTTCAGCGCGCTGGCCGATCAGTACGGCTTCATCGCCGCCTATCCCGACGGCATCGCGGGCGACCGCACCTGGAACGCCCTGTTCGGCAAGATCCCCGGCGGGGGGGGCGTTCTGGCCGACGACGTGGACGATGTGGCCTTCCTGCGAGGGCTGATCGAGCAGCTCCACGCCAGCCATCACACCGACCCCGAGCGGGTCTTCGTGTGCGGGCATTCGGCGGGGGCGTACATGGCCTACCGTGCGGCAGTAGAGCTGTCTGACATCATCGCCGCGGCCGGCATCGTCAACGGGTCACTGGGGATCAAGTCACTTGACGGCAAGCCATGCGGGGCGAACATCCCCCAGCCCGTGGCTCCGGTCTCGCTCATCCACATCTGCGGTCGGCAGGACGGCGTGGTGAAGTTCGACGGGGCGCAGACGCCCAAGAACCTGTTCAAGTCGGTGCTCGACTGCGTCGCCTTCTTCGTGGCCGCCGAGGGGTGTGCTACCCCCGGCGTGACGACCGATGACCCGGCTACGCAGGTGAGCCGCACGCTCTACACGGGAGGGAAGAACGGTACCGAGGTGAAGCTGGTCATCGTCCAGCGCTGCAACCACAACTGGCCGACGCCGGCGGTAGGCCTGTCCGCCACTCAGGAGCTATGGGACTTCTTTGCCGCGCACCCGAAGCAGGCTGCCGTTGGCAACGCCGGCGGGGCGCAGTAGGGAGCCTCACTGCCGGCGCATGCTGAACCCACAGCCGCAGTACTTCTGGCGGTAGAGGCCCAGCTCCTTGCTGAGCGCCACACTGCGCTGGAAGCCGCCGTCCTGCTTGAAGTCGGCGGTGAGGAACTGCACGCCCAGTTCACTCGCCAGGCGCTGCCCCACCTCGCTGATGACAACGGCAGACTTGTGGGGGCTGATGCTCAGCGTGGTCGCGACGGCGGGGATGGCCTGCGCACGGGCCGCCTGCATGGCCTGCCGTAGCCGCAACGCATAGCACCGGCGACAGCGCTCGCCCCCCTCGGGCTCCTCCTCCAGGCCCGCCGCCAACTCCGCGAAGTCCTCCTCCCCGCCGGTCTCGACCTGCAGCGCCCGGCCCAGATGACGCGCCAGCGCCTGCGCGGCCGCCAGGCGCCGGTCGAACTCCTCGGCGGGCTGGATGTTGGGGTTGAACCAGTAGAGCGTGAGGTCGTGGTCGGGGGCCAGACGCTCGATGACGGCGGTGCCGCACGGCCCGCAGCAGAGGTGGAGGAGAACACTGGACACGGCGTCACCGCTCCTGCTCAGACTGGCCGGGTCCGGCCAGTGTCATGGAAGAGACATGCCGGAGGGGAAGGGGAGGGGCGGGCCAAGTAACGGGGGCCTCCGCCCGCGCCCTCACCTGCCACTTGCCACTTGCCACTACTCCTGCAGCCGCGCCACGTCCGGGTGCCACGCCAGCTTGGCCAGCAGGTCCAGGTAGTCCTG from bacterium includes the following:
- a CDS encoding epoxyqueuosine reductase QueH, producing the protein MSSVLLHLCCGPCGTAVIERLAPDHDLTLYWFNPNIQPAEEFDRRLAAAQALARHLGRALQVETGGEEDFAELAAGLEEEPEGGERCRRCYALRLRQAMQAARAQAIPAVATTLSISPHKSAVVISEVGQRLASELGVQFLTADFKQDGGFQRSVALSKELGLYRQKYCGCGFSMRRQ
- a CDS encoding redoxin domain-containing protein, giving the protein MKTLSRLLRSAAMALCLVASLGCAQQAVDLKPGDKAPDFTLRGSDGQEYSLAQFLGKKAVALCWFPRAGSSGAKAQCASLQAAMASLPTDKVQVFGCSTAALDVTVAFGQQGQYSFPVLADADRSVAQAYGCLRPDGLSLRYTYLINDQGLIVAVNKSITPVTQGADLARMLVAAGLMAGATAPATPATGDQQINIPVGAVTRTCFVHVPPSYDGAKPMPLVIALHGARGNGRGMAGATGFSALADQYGFIAAYPDGIAGDRTWNALFGKIPGGGGVLADDVDDVAFLRGLIEQLHASHHTDPERVFVCGHSAGAYMAYRAAVELSDIIAAAGIVNGSLGIKSLDGKPCGANIPQPVAPVSLIHICGRQDGVVKFDGAQTPKNLFKSVLDCVAFFVAAEGCATPGVTTDDPATQVSRTLYTGGKNGTEVKLVIVQRCNHNWPTPAVGLSATQELWDFFAAHPKQAAVGNAGGAQ